Proteins from a single region of Cystobacter fuscus DSM 2262:
- a CDS encoding TIGR02265 family protein: MTASQISMEGESGLGTEMELQRRLSLASATDTVRGLSFHNLLDAVRLELGDEAMARCQAQCVETSFKSFFTYPVSDYLRLQYTAAWMLQEKYGSFDNAVRRMSSGLAPGFLSSVVGKAFMLLTKEGPRQLINNMPVAFRAAASFGELSVHWTGSRRGVLVTRRDFLLYLSHEGGLMGLFRTLGITAVEVRGRQVGPLDNEVEFSWE; this comes from the coding sequence ATGACGGCGAGTCAAATCTCCATGGAGGGAGAGTCGGGGTTGGGGACGGAGATGGAGTTGCAACGGCGGCTCTCACTGGCGTCGGCCACCGACACCGTGCGGGGATTGTCCTTCCACAACCTGCTCGACGCGGTGCGCCTGGAATTGGGCGACGAGGCCATGGCGCGCTGCCAGGCGCAGTGCGTGGAGACGAGCTTCAAGAGCTTCTTCACCTATCCCGTGAGCGACTACCTCCGGCTGCAGTACACGGCGGCGTGGATGCTCCAGGAGAAGTACGGCTCGTTCGACAACGCGGTGCGCCGCATGTCCTCGGGGCTCGCGCCCGGCTTCCTCAGCTCGGTGGTGGGCAAGGCCTTCATGCTGCTGACGAAGGAGGGGCCCCGGCAGCTCATCAACAACATGCCGGTGGCCTTCCGGGCGGCGGCGAGCTTCGGAGAGCTGTCCGTGCACTGGACGGGAAGCCGGCGGGGGGTGCTCGTCACCCGGCGCGACTTCCTGCTCTACCTCAGCCACGAGGGCGGGTTGATGGGGCTGTTCCGCACGCTGGGCATCACCGCCGTCGAGGTGCGGGGCCGGCAGGTGGGGCCGCTGGACAACGAGGTGGAGTTCTCCTGGGAGTGA
- a CDS encoding sensor histidine kinase, producing MPSLRPIRFLLYPALGEVREHVRVELFGRTLSEQLGRPVVMELAPSYEVLEAELQRGQVDMVWATAEQCDAHEPRARAVVRAVRSGSWHYHAALVCRADAPLTLEMLRGQRAAWVAPHSTGGHLLPVRFLTRRGLSPDSLFQEQRFLGTYRRALQAVLQGEADVTSVFASYSNEHAIRATLAGFVGHEQERLVPFLYTEPTLSDGIILMPRLSEAEAQAIVAVLTRMNVDGSGLEMLMGPFRVEGFVLPSEAERAPTANRPMLGAEYLVAELDGQERCHRVWSPTGRAFGQELTGADGRTLPELLGQEASEPLVSLARTVRERGLGGRLDYQLDVEGEPRWYVAEITPCVPQQGAAGVHLGLLVRDVSAMRALEEPLYRLASFPLLHPEPLLELSSQGELRYANGATYSAFPELLEQESHHPIVQAALQWAWRGAAAGEPMPTVQLRGRDWELTVLQLSDPPGLRLFARDVTLRKQMEARLLQADRLSALGSLAAAVGHEMNNPLAFMLANLSFAREELERLGQLPRLRGEAGQALDDVLEALSETVQGALRLKHIVQDLRTLSRKPPEHRARVDVRPVLDNALKLVRGELVARARLERDFHEVPPVDADEARLSQLFLNLLLNAVQAMDVENSARNVLRVAVYTGEEGEVVVEVQDTGRGLPPEELSRIFEPVVSAHAPHTGLGLSVSHAIVTSLGGTLRAESHEGRGTLLTLTLPEAGDQPWPRLEPDASPALLAG from the coding sequence ATGCCGTCGCTCAGGCCCATCCGCTTCCTGCTCTACCCCGCGCTTGGGGAGGTGCGGGAGCACGTCCGTGTCGAACTCTTCGGCCGGACCTTGTCCGAGCAACTGGGACGTCCCGTGGTGATGGAGCTGGCGCCCTCCTACGAGGTGCTGGAGGCCGAGCTGCAGCGGGGACAGGTGGACATGGTGTGGGCCACGGCCGAGCAATGTGACGCCCACGAGCCGCGGGCCCGGGCGGTGGTGCGCGCGGTGCGCTCGGGCAGCTGGCACTACCACGCCGCCCTGGTGTGCCGCGCGGACGCGCCGCTCACGCTCGAGATGCTCCGGGGCCAGCGCGCCGCCTGGGTGGCTCCCCACTCCACGGGAGGGCACCTGCTGCCCGTGCGCTTCCTCACCCGGCGGGGCCTGTCCCCGGACTCGCTCTTCCAGGAGCAGCGCTTCCTGGGCACCTACCGCCGGGCGCTCCAGGCGGTGCTCCAAGGAGAGGCGGACGTGACGTCCGTGTTCGCCAGCTATTCCAATGAGCACGCCATCCGCGCCACCCTGGCGGGCTTCGTCGGCCACGAGCAGGAGCGGCTCGTTCCGTTCCTCTACACCGAGCCCACCCTGTCCGATGGCATCATCCTCATGCCGCGGCTGTCCGAGGCGGAGGCCCAGGCGATCGTCGCCGTGCTCACGCGGATGAACGTCGATGGCTCGGGCCTGGAGATGTTGATGGGGCCCTTCCGGGTGGAGGGCTTCGTGCTGCCCTCCGAGGCGGAGCGCGCGCCCACCGCCAACCGGCCGATGCTCGGCGCCGAGTACCTCGTGGCGGAGCTGGACGGGCAGGAGCGCTGCCACCGGGTGTGGTCTCCCACGGGCCGGGCGTTTGGCCAGGAGCTCACCGGCGCCGATGGGCGCACGCTGCCGGAGTTGCTGGGACAGGAGGCGAGCGAGCCCCTGGTGTCCCTGGCCCGCACGGTGCGCGAGCGCGGCCTGGGCGGACGGTTGGACTACCAGCTGGACGTGGAGGGGGAGCCGCGCTGGTACGTGGCGGAAATCACCCCCTGTGTCCCCCAGCAGGGCGCGGCCGGGGTGCACCTGGGCCTGCTGGTGCGCGACGTGTCGGCGATGCGCGCCCTGGAGGAGCCCCTCTACCGCCTGGCCTCCTTTCCGCTGCTGCATCCCGAGCCGTTGCTGGAGCTGAGCTCGCAGGGCGAGCTGCGCTACGCCAATGGGGCCACGTACTCGGCCTTCCCGGAGTTGCTGGAGCAGGAGTCGCACCACCCGATCGTCCAGGCCGCGCTGCAGTGGGCCTGGCGTGGCGCGGCCGCGGGCGAGCCCATGCCCACGGTGCAGCTGCGCGGCCGCGACTGGGAGCTCACGGTGTTGCAGCTGAGCGATCCGCCCGGCCTGCGGTTGTTCGCGCGCGACGTGACGCTGCGCAAGCAGATGGAGGCCCGGCTGCTCCAGGCGGATCGGCTCTCGGCGCTGGGCTCGCTGGCGGCGGCGGTGGGGCACGAGATGAACAACCCGCTGGCCTTCATGCTGGCCAACCTCTCCTTCGCGCGCGAGGAGCTGGAGCGGCTCGGCCAGTTGCCCCGCCTGCGCGGCGAGGCGGGGCAGGCGCTGGACGACGTGCTGGAGGCCCTGTCCGAGACGGTGCAGGGCGCGCTGCGCCTCAAGCACATCGTGCAGGACTTGCGCACGCTCTCGCGCAAGCCGCCGGAGCACCGGGCACGCGTGGACGTGCGGCCGGTGCTGGACAACGCGCTGAAGCTGGTGCGCGGCGAGCTGGTGGCCCGGGCGCGGCTGGAGCGCGACTTCCACGAGGTGCCGCCCGTGGACGCGGACGAGGCCCGGCTCAGCCAGCTCTTCCTCAACCTGCTGCTCAACGCCGTGCAGGCCATGGACGTGGAGAACAGCGCGCGCAACGTGCTGCGCGTGGCCGTCTACACGGGCGAGGAAGGCGAGGTGGTGGTGGAGGTCCAGGACACGGGCCGGGGCCTGCCCCCCGAGGAGCTCTCGCGCATCTTCGAGCCCGTCGTCTCCGCGCACGCCCCGCACACGGGGCTGGGCCTGTCGGTGAGCCACGCCATCGTCACGAGCCTGGGCGGCACGCTGCGCGCCGAGAGCCACGAGGGCCGCGGCACGCTGCTCACCCTCACGCTGCCCGAGGCCGGGGATCAGCCCTGGCCCCGCTTAGAGCCGGACGCCTCCCCGGCGCTGCTCGCCGGGTAG